In Aerosakkonema funiforme FACHB-1375, one DNA window encodes the following:
- a CDS encoding putative quinol monooxygenase produces MEKMRQTYLFSRVRVIKTVVLLGLAIASAAIFSSKAFAQVSTTNQQNTNTNLPLVVVNRFEIYPEQRELFLKLAKEALELTPNEPGCITYGFYEQPTAQNSFIYYEEWKDKAALVEHLQKPYVKPLLANFSKIVKKNFATRIYDTSSVSNELPISIGK; encoded by the coding sequence ATGGAAAAAATGCGACAAACTTATCTCTTTAGCCGGGTACGAGTAATAAAAACAGTTGTATTACTGGGTTTGGCAATTGCGAGCGCTGCAATATTCAGCAGTAAAGCCTTTGCTCAAGTTTCTACAACGAATCAGCAGAATACTAACACTAACCTGCCATTGGTTGTAGTCAATCGATTTGAAATCTACCCTGAACAGCGCGAACTGTTTCTGAAGCTGGCGAAAGAAGCACTCGAACTTACACCAAATGAACCGGGTTGTATCACCTACGGTTTTTACGAACAACCAACAGCCCAGAATTCTTTTATCTACTATGAGGAGTGGAAAGATAAGGCCGCTCTAGTTGAACACTTACAGAAACCTTATGTTAAGCCATTGCTAGCAAATTTTTCAAAAATAGTAAAGAAGAATTTTGCTACTAGGATTTATGATACTAGCAGTGTTTCTAATGAGTTGCCAATCAGTATAGGAAAATAG
- a CDS encoding mechanosensitive ion channel family protein, with amino-acid sequence MKNKSLRMLVGRLKNIAHPRSNFIVVLSFILGCVLSLTPVWAQANPSAAIALDGRQLFKVSQLEGFDAQPRADYANGILNRAVESDEAVQVQVVKVKDLPVIRVNGLNLLTVTEKDAVDGMTKEEQAQRWRDRIDVAIKLAQEQRRPEYIRKALLVSAGCVLVAIGFNSVLGSIWQKLQRRLISQRETVPETAAPTQSIDLFLKFTLVLLRVAVWLGALLYITNQFPQTRLWSQKIVDVIVYSLAAPIIPLGDKSYSVIQVIILIALFYGLLIVTGTVKNVLRSRILGLTGMNRGAQEAIATIAFYGLIFIGTVVLLQLWGLDLSSLTIFAGVLGVGIGLGLQGIAKEFVSGLVIIFERPIQVGDFVNVGDFMGTVERISVRSTEIRTLDRVSIIVPNSRFLENEVVNWSHSGFVTRLRLPIGVAYGSDLSKVRDALIDATKDYPDVVSDPPPNVIFRGFGDYSLQLELLVWIKEPRQQVIIKSDLYFRIDGILRDRNIEIPFPQRDFHVRSGALPLELSPQLEATLAKFLESCNNGANKRE; translated from the coding sequence ATGAAAAATAAATCTCTCCGGATGCTCGTGGGACGGCTGAAAAATATTGCCCACCCACGATCGAACTTTATCGTTGTCCTCAGCTTTATTTTGGGCTGTGTGCTGAGCTTGACACCAGTTTGGGCGCAAGCAAATCCCTCGGCGGCGATTGCGCTGGATGGACGCCAGCTGTTTAAAGTCAGCCAGCTGGAGGGTTTTGACGCTCAACCGCGAGCTGATTATGCCAATGGGATTCTCAATCGAGCGGTGGAATCTGACGAAGCGGTGCAGGTGCAGGTGGTAAAGGTGAAAGATTTGCCTGTGATTCGGGTGAATGGGCTGAATTTGCTGACTGTCACCGAGAAAGATGCAGTAGATGGGATGACGAAGGAGGAACAGGCTCAACGGTGGCGCGATCGCATTGATGTTGCCATTAAGCTAGCACAGGAACAAAGGCGTCCTGAGTATATCCGCAAAGCTTTGTTGGTTTCCGCTGGGTGCGTGCTGGTAGCGATCGGCTTTAATTCTGTTTTAGGCTCAATTTGGCAGAAATTGCAGCGCCGATTGATTTCCCAGCGCGAAACTGTTCCGGAAACGGCTGCGCCAACTCAAAGTATTGACTTGTTCCTCAAGTTTACGCTTGTCCTGCTGCGTGTAGCGGTGTGGTTGGGTGCGCTACTCTACATTACCAACCAGTTTCCCCAAACGCGCCTGTGGAGCCAAAAAATAGTTGATGTGATTGTTTACAGTCTGGCTGCGCCGATTATCCCGCTGGGAGACAAATCTTACTCGGTTATTCAGGTAATTATCCTGATTGCGCTGTTTTACGGTCTTTTAATTGTAACTGGAACCGTCAAGAATGTGCTGCGATCGCGCATCTTGGGTTTGACGGGGATGAATCGAGGCGCTCAAGAAGCGATCGCCACGATCGCCTTCTACGGGCTGATTTTCATCGGTACTGTAGTGTTGCTGCAACTGTGGGGATTAGACCTCAGTTCTCTCACTATTTTTGCTGGTGTTTTGGGTGTAGGAATTGGTTTGGGATTGCAGGGAATTGCCAAGGAATTTGTCAGCGGTTTGGTGATTATTTTTGAGCGTCCGATTCAAGTTGGTGATTTTGTCAATGTGGGTGATTTTATGGGGACGGTCGAGCGGATAAGTGTCCGCAGTACGGAAATTCGCACGCTCGATCGCGTTTCCATAATTGTGCCTAATTCTCGATTTTTGGAAAACGAGGTTGTCAACTGGAGTCACAGCGGTTTTGTCACGAGGCTGAGATTGCCTATCGGTGTAGCCTACGGTTCTGATTTGAGTAAGGTACGCGATGCCTTGATTGATGCTACAAAAGATTATCCTGATGTGGTATCCGACCCACCTCCGAATGTGATTTTTAGGGGATTTGGCGATTATTCTTTACAGTTAGAGTTGCTGGTTTGGATTAAAGAACCGCGCCAACAGGTTATTATTAAGAGCGATTTGTATTTTCGGATTGATGGGATTTTGCGCGATCGCAATATTGAAATTCCTTTTCCTCAACGCGATTTCCACGTTCGTTCTGGTGCTTTGCCTTTAGAACTTTCGCCCCAGTTGGAAGCTACCCTTGCTAAATTTTTAGAAAGCTGCAACAATGGAGCCAATAAAAGGGAGTAA
- the gor gene encoding glutathione-disulfide reductase gives MAYDYDLFVIGAGSGGLAASKRAASYGAKVAIAEGDLVGGTCVIRGCVPKKLMVYASKFSHLYEDAVGYGWSKVEPSFDWQKLVTAVNNEVMRLNQLHINFLAKAGVELFQSRATLVDSHTVEVNGRKITADKILIAVGGEAIKPDLPGVEYTVTSREMFHLKEQPKRLLVIGAGYIAVEFACIMHGLGSQVSVMIRGDRILKDFDEDISSGVKDGMSKHGIDFICNSLAKKFEQTSEGIKITYAEKGKDTESTITADAVLFAIGRAPNLARLGLETADVEVINCEDEDLPRLHGYSVNCAIQVDEYSRTNQPNIFAVGDCTNRINLTPVAIGEGRAFADTEFGNNPRVFSHHEVASAVFSQPEAGTVGLSEAEARQKYGDAVKIYRARFRPMFHSLTGADEKVTVKLVVDSNTERVLGAHMVGENAAEIIQGIAIAVKMGATKKDFDATVGIHPSTAEEFVTLR, from the coding sequence ATGGCATACGATTACGACCTTTTTGTGATAGGTGCGGGTTCCGGGGGGCTGGCGGCTTCCAAACGAGCGGCTTCCTACGGTGCTAAAGTAGCGATCGCAGAAGGGGATCTCGTCGGCGGTACCTGTGTAATTCGCGGCTGCGTTCCTAAAAAATTAATGGTATATGCCTCTAAGTTCTCGCATCTATACGAAGACGCAGTTGGCTACGGTTGGAGTAAAGTCGAACCCAGCTTTGATTGGCAAAAACTCGTTACCGCCGTCAACAATGAAGTCATGCGTCTGAATCAGCTGCATATTAACTTTTTGGCAAAAGCTGGCGTCGAGTTATTTCAAAGTCGCGCCACTTTAGTCGATTCTCATACCGTAGAAGTAAATGGACGCAAAATCACAGCCGACAAAATTTTAATTGCTGTCGGCGGCGAAGCTATCAAACCGGATTTACCTGGCGTGGAATATACCGTTACTTCTCGCGAGATGTTTCACCTTAAGGAACAACCCAAGCGTCTGTTAGTTATCGGTGCTGGCTATATCGCCGTAGAATTTGCCTGTATCATGCACGGATTGGGCTCTCAGGTAAGTGTGATGATTCGGGGCGATCGCATTTTAAAAGACTTTGATGAAGATATTAGCAGCGGCGTTAAGGATGGCATGAGCAAACACGGTATCGACTTTATTTGCAATAGCCTAGCCAAAAAATTTGAACAGACATCAGAAGGGATTAAAATCACTTATGCTGAAAAAGGCAAAGACACAGAATCCACTATAACCGCAGATGCGGTTTTATTTGCGATCGGTCGCGCACCCAATTTAGCCAGACTCGGTTTGGAAACAGCCGATGTTGAAGTTATCAACTGCGAAGATGAAGATTTGCCTAGATTGCACGGTTACAGCGTCAACTGCGCCATCCAAGTTGATGAGTACAGCCGCACCAACCAACCCAATATTTTCGCTGTCGGCGATTGCACCAACCGCATCAATTTAACACCCGTTGCTATCGGTGAAGGTCGCGCTTTTGCCGATACCGAATTTGGCAACAATCCCCGCGTTTTCAGTCACCACGAAGTCGCATCTGCCGTATTTTCCCAACCCGAAGCCGGCACAGTCGGATTGAGCGAAGCCGAAGCGCGACAAAAATATGGCGACGCCGTAAAAATATATCGCGCCCGTTTCCGTCCCATGTTCCACAGTTTGACTGGCGCTGATGAAAAAGTTACGGTCAAGTTAGTTGTTGACAGCAATACCGAGCGAGTATTGGGCGCTCATATGGTAGGCGAAAATGCCGCCGAAATTATTCAAGGCATCGCCATAGCCGTCAAAATGGGCGCTACCAAAAAAGACTTCGACGCCACAGTGGGAATTCATCCTTCTACCGCTGAAGAATTTGTCACGTTGCGATAA
- a CDS encoding adenylate/guanylate cyclase domain-containing protein: MFENALTLVFTDLVNSTAMKPKLEGSDISARNRVYRDTILMPHRHRVEVSVEKYGGRKVETIGDAFFLVFPKPIQAVQCAIAIQNSHITDPIPTPFGKLQVTIGMHTGSPLPDADRFIGHEVDYAARVAALASAEQILLSEATAALLRDTQIAELALHPHL, translated from the coding sequence ATGTTTGAGAACGCGCTCACTTTGGTGTTCACCGATCTAGTAAATTCTACTGCCATGAAACCCAAATTAGAAGGCAGTGACATCAGCGCACGCAACCGCGTGTATCGGGACACAATTTTGATGCCGCATCGCCACCGCGTTGAAGTCAGTGTAGAGAAATACGGTGGGCGCAAAGTTGAAACTATCGGCGACGCTTTCTTCCTCGTCTTCCCCAAACCTATTCAAGCTGTACAATGTGCGATCGCCATCCAAAATAGCCACATCACCGACCCTATTCCCACACCATTTGGAAAACTGCAAGTCACGATCGGAATGCACACGGGTAGCCCGCTTCCGGATGCCGATCGCTTCATCGGACACGAAGTAGATTATGCCGCCCGTGTCGCCGCCCTCGCCAGCGCCGAGCAAATTTTACTCTCGGAAGCCACCGCCGCACTGTTGCGCGACACCCAAATCGCTGAGTTAGCCCTGCATCCCCATCTTTGA
- a CDS encoding HEAT repeat domain-containing protein: MCRDRLESQKRLTTNPLTAEEGVTFDLDEIYIPLGLVERKQRDRRSGNISPEQGSQLYKPVSLDLVSPPKEVTATFENDEFFEKVLKPGKSKKIAIIGEPGAGKTTLLQKIAFWVLENTEDLPIWVSLADWQDKDKDLKLDQYLLEDWLKDAIRKARLSPEIQDDFVDQFNQGRVWLLLDGADEMDEGSGGISPLTSIANQLSGWLDRAQIVLTCRQNVWDSGKNALESFATYRNLDFNRAQVKEFIRHWFRDNPQSGKCLIREIDRAGRERIDDAAKNPLRLALLCHIWQFGAGELPNTKAGLYEQFVEGIYEWKQERFPTTKQQRQALTQSLGKLALEAINAKESRFRLRHSFVEKVLGNQYQQFQLALDLGWLNHVGVTAEHPHEEVYAFFHPTFQEYFAAQAIPNWRYFLNHIPRNPSMGAYRIFEPQWREVILLWLGREEVAKEQKEELIAALLEFEDGCQHFYEYRAYFLAAAGIAEFKDCSFADGILAQLVHWTFAYEIEKQRWCNSLSAMRNKDSASRHKFSGQKTLTALLDRTSLLALEKEAKTALQKTERSRAIAALIDLLHNSQQHKTIRRSAQMLGQIGASSPEAIAALIEVLQTSRDEETRRRCAKSLGQIGVGNPDAIYALLELLQNSEDEDTRNQAAYNLGQIDPKNTHAIADLIDLIRNSADEDTRRIAALNLWQIDAGNAEATDALIQLIHTSGDEDTRRLAAYNLGLIDPRNPEARNALIQLINTSGDEDTRKLAAQNLWQIEPGNPEAIGLLIELMHASGDEDTRRQAAYNLGQIDSGNSAARDALIHLIRTSGDEDTRRLAAQNLGQIDPGNREAIATLCKLIRTSGDEDTRRLAAQNLGQIDPGNEEAITALSQLVRNSHNQETRRRSARSLGYLALGNEEARDALTHLLQTSQDEFTRWQAATSLGQIDPGNQDAIAALIELLHTSGDEETRGRVVHSLRVILDENSCGLGVTGLKDFLTERVYENDFDLYGRCYEIVWHCAQNMTYPDFYKAWHSQTNTVAVTEGFALSELPEILAEAIENHPELSQVINLICIDGSKFIEPDNPALEIYDQMLDLGCPERENREPETMQELKFYWHSFRRSLKRNSKKQPVLVFYENPQPPAPQGFSDIFLTDLSRFDGAICVVSEQCHIPFQSFSPSQPNLIADIVAWIAEKIGEDERVRSF; the protein is encoded by the coding sequence GTGTGCAGAGACAGACTAGAATCGCAAAAACGGCTCACCACCAATCCCCTCACAGCTGAAGAGGGAGTAACCTTCGATTTAGATGAAATTTACATACCCTTGGGATTGGTAGAGAGAAAACAACGCGATCGACGCAGCGGAAATATTTCTCCAGAACAAGGTTCTCAGCTATACAAACCTGTCAGCTTAGATCTGGTATCGCCGCCAAAGGAAGTAACTGCAACATTTGAAAACGATGAGTTTTTTGAGAAAGTCCTCAAACCCGGAAAAAGCAAAAAAATCGCCATAATTGGGGAACCCGGTGCGGGGAAAACTACCCTTTTACAAAAGATAGCTTTTTGGGTATTAGAAAACACCGAAGATTTACCGATTTGGGTTTCCCTAGCTGATTGGCAAGATAAAGACAAAGACCTCAAACTCGACCAATATTTACTAGAAGATTGGCTCAAAGACGCCATTCGCAAAGCGCGACTATCACCGGAAATTCAGGATGATTTTGTTGACCAATTCAATCAAGGTCGAGTTTGGTTGCTGCTAGATGGCGCAGACGAAATGGACGAGGGATCTGGGGGAATTTCGCCCCTAACATCGATCGCAAACCAGCTCTCCGGTTGGCTCGATCGCGCCCAAATTGTTTTAACCTGTAGGCAGAATGTTTGGGATAGTGGCAAAAATGCGCTCGAATCCTTCGCCACTTATCGCAACTTAGACTTTAACCGCGCTCAGGTAAAAGAATTCATCCGCCATTGGTTCCGCGATAATCCCCAGTCGGGTAAGTGCTTGATACGAGAGATCGATCGAGCGGGACGAGAGCGGATCGACGATGCAGCCAAAAATCCTCTTAGGTTGGCACTTTTATGTCATATTTGGCAATTTGGTGCTGGTGAATTGCCCAACACCAAAGCCGGACTTTACGAACAGTTTGTCGAAGGAATTTATGAATGGAAACAAGAGCGATTTCCCACAACCAAACAACAGCGACAGGCTCTTACTCAAAGCCTGGGAAAATTAGCTTTAGAAGCAATTAATGCCAAAGAATCTCGATTTAGGTTGCGGCATAGTTTTGTAGAGAAAGTGCTGGGGAACCAGTACCAACAGTTTCAATTAGCTCTCGATCTAGGTTGGCTAAATCATGTGGGAGTAACCGCAGAACATCCTCACGAAGAAGTTTACGCTTTTTTCCATCCCACTTTCCAAGAATATTTCGCGGCGCAGGCAATTCCGAATTGGCGCTATTTCCTCAACCACATTCCCCGCAACCCCAGTATGGGAGCTTACCGCATTTTTGAACCCCAGTGGCGGGAAGTAATTTTGCTTTGGTTGGGGCGGGAGGAAGTCGCAAAAGAGCAGAAAGAAGAGTTGATCGCTGCACTGTTAGAATTTGAGGACGGTTGTCAGCATTTTTATGAGTATCGCGCTTATTTTTTGGCAGCAGCAGGGATTGCCGAATTTAAAGATTGTAGCTTTGCTGATGGGATTTTGGCTCAGCTCGTTCACTGGACGTTTGCTTATGAAATAGAGAAGCAAAGATGGTGCAACTCTCTGTCAGCAATGCGGAATAAAGATAGTGCATCCAGGCATAAGTTTTCCGGTCAAAAAACTCTAACTGCTTTACTCGATCGCACTTCGCTCCTCGCCCTAGAAAAAGAAGCGAAAACAGCACTGCAAAAAACTGAACGTTCCAGAGCGATCGCCGCTTTAATTGACTTGCTGCACAACAGTCAGCAACATAAAACTATCAGGCGATCGGCCCAAATGTTGGGGCAAATTGGCGCAAGTTCTCCAGAAGCGATCGCCGCCTTAATTGAAGTGCTGCAAACTTCCAGAGATGAAGAGACTCGCAGGCGCTGTGCTAAAAGTTTAGGGCAAATTGGAGTGGGAAACCCAGATGCTATCTACGCTCTTTTGGAATTGCTACAAAATAGCGAGGATGAAGATACGCGCAACCAAGCTGCCTATAATTTAGGGCAAATCGATCCCAAAAATACACACGCGATCGCAGATCTAATTGACTTGATCCGCAATTCCGCAGATGAAGATACCCGCCGTATCGCCGCCCTTAATTTGTGGCAAATCGATGCCGGAAACGCCGAAGCTACCGATGCTCTAATTCAGTTAATACATACTTCTGGCGATGAAGACACCCGCAGATTAGCCGCCTATAATTTGGGGCTAATCGATCCGCGCAATCCGGAAGCACGCAACGCCTTAATTCAGTTAATTAATACTTCTGGAGATGAAGACACTCGCAAATTAGCCGCCCAGAATTTATGGCAAATCGAACCGGGGAATCCAGAAGCGATCGGACTTTTAATTGAGTTAATGCACGCATCTGGAGATGAAGATACTCGCAGACAAGCTGCCTACAATTTAGGGCAAATCGATTCCGGTAATTCCGCAGCTCGCGATGCTTTGATTCACCTAATCCGCACATCTGGAGATGAAGATACCCGCAGATTAGCCGCTCAAAATTTAGGGCAAATCGATCCGGGAAACCGGGAAGCGATCGCTACTTTGTGTAAGTTAATTCGCACATCTGGAGATGAAGATACCCGCAGATTAGCCGCTCAAAACTTAGGGCAAATCGATCCGGGAAATGAGGAAGCTATAACTGCTTTATCTCAGCTAGTGCGAAACAGCCACAATCAAGAAACCCGGAGAAGATCTGCAAGGAGTTTGGGATATCTCGCCCTGGGTAACGAAGAAGCTCGCGACGCTTTGACGCACCTGCTGCAAACCAGTCAGGATGAGTTTACTCGTTGGCAAGCTGCTACCAGTTTAGGGCAAATCGACCCAGGCAATCAAGATGCGATCGCTGCTTTAATCGAATTGCTCCATACTTCTGGGGATGAAGAAACTCGCGGACGAGTTGTGCATAGTTTGAGGGTAATTCTCGATGAAAATTCCTGCGGGTTGGGAGTTACTGGATTAAAGGATTTCTTGACAGAGCGCGTTTACGAAAACGATTTCGATCTGTACGGGCGTTGCTACGAAATTGTTTGGCATTGCGCTCAAAATATGACATATCCAGATTTTTATAAAGCTTGGCACAGCCAAACAAATACCGTTGCCGTCACGGAGGGTTTCGCTCTTTCAGAATTACCGGAAATTCTGGCAGAAGCTATAGAAAATCATCCGGAATTGAGTCAGGTGATTAACTTAATTTGCATCGACGGTAGCAAGTTTATCGAACCCGATAATCCCGCTTTGGAAATTTACGACCAAATGCTCGATCTCGGTTGTCCGGAAAGGGAAAACAGAGAACCGGAAACAATGCAGGAACTGAAGTTTTATTGGCATTCCTTCAGGCGATCGCTCAAACGAAACAGCAAGAAACAACCAGTTTTAGTATTTTACGAAAATCCCCAACCACCAGCACCGCAGGGATTTAGCGATATTTTCCTCACCGATTTGAGCCGATTTGATGGCGCGATTTGTGTTGTGAGCGAACAGTGTCATATTCCCTTTCAATCCTTTTCACCCAGTCAGCCCAATTTAATTGCCGATATTGTGGCGTGGATTGCTGAGAAGATTGGGGAGGATGAGAGAGTGCGATCGTTTTAA
- a CDS encoding DUF4058 family protein, which yields MRSPFPGINPYLENPEFWSAVHNRLIVAIADDLVDRLSEKYRVEIEKRTYFSSDEESVLVGIPDVAVVTGKKAEPTSTIATLSLSVQPEKVTIPIAEEVNERYLEIREIATGTVVTAIEILSPKNKRPGEGRNTYERKRNQVLASATHLVEIDLLRGGKPFPISSKNLGDYRILICRGDRRPTGELYAFSLRQSIPPVPIPLMPGEAEPILNLQPLLDRVYQKGRYYLAIDYTKPPQPPLSEQDTQWMEVLLREQA from the coding sequence ATGCGATCGCCATTTCCCGGAATAAACCCTTACCTAGAAAATCCAGAATTTTGGTCAGCGGTACATAACCGTTTAATTGTAGCGATCGCAGATGACTTGGTGGATCGTTTGAGCGAGAAATATCGAGTCGAAATTGAAAAGCGAACTTATTTTAGTAGTGATGAGGAAAGTGTTTTAGTTGGTATTCCCGATGTTGCCGTAGTGACTGGGAAAAAAGCAGAACCAACATCAACTATTGCTACTTTATCATTGTCCGTTCAACCTGAAAAAGTGACAATTCCCATTGCAGAAGAAGTAAACGAGCGTTATCTCGAAATTCGTGAAATTGCTACTGGCACTGTTGTTACAGCGATCGAGATTTTGTCGCCAAAAAATAAGCGTCCAGGTGAAGGTCGCAATACTTACGAACGCAAACGAAATCAGGTTTTAGCTAGTGCTACTCATCTAGTTGAAATCGATCTGCTAAGGGGTGGCAAACCTTTTCCAATTTCTAGTAAAAATTTAGGAGATTATCGAATTCTAATTTGTCGGGGCGATCGCCGACCTACAGGGGAATTATATGCTTTTAGCTTACGACAGTCTATTCCCCCAGTACCAATTCCGCTGATGCCAGGTGAAGCAGAACCAATCCTAAATTTACAACCTTTGCTCGATCGCGTTTACCAAAAAGGGCGTTATTACTTAGCAATTGATTACACCAAACCACCCCAACCCCCACTATCCGAACAAGATACCCAGTGGATGGAAGTGTTATTAAGAGAGCAAGCATAA
- a CDS encoding FAD-dependent monooxygenase produces the protein MALKAIIIGGGIGGLTCARAFLDAGMQVELYEKRDLDSMLSGPGGIFIQRNAMRVYELLWQGKIQKQLYQQGAKILSGGFFSKQAKPLYINAPEFVKLEDLGICILRPELQRILYNALPEGTVRNKAAFTDFSETSDGIRVSFADGREAWGDVLIGADGLYSQVRARLNGNEKIAAPVYSGMCCWRGWFSQNNLPLDQRYSWGEFWGRGNRFGYFDVGSGRFAFYGFSNTPAGGNDRTMGGAKKAMQAIFSSYAQPIPAIIETLSEEGIYRDDIFDREPLGMQWGRGRVTLIGDAAHPVQPNLGQGGCMAIEDAFELVKLLRIRAEKGGDIPALLRQFEASRSKRVAQVFTVSRQVGGLGQTDSAFGCFLRDSIYWLTPTWLGDLQFKWLFDYQPQWGLEDGEKS, from the coding sequence ATGGCGTTAAAGGCAATTATCATCGGTGGTGGAATTGGAGGACTAACTTGTGCGCGTGCTTTTCTTGACGCGGGAATGCAGGTAGAACTCTACGAAAAGCGCGACCTTGATTCCATGTTATCTGGGCCAGGAGGCATTTTCATTCAACGGAATGCCATGCGCGTTTACGAATTGCTGTGGCAAGGAAAAATTCAAAAGCAGTTATATCAACAAGGAGCTAAGATTCTCTCAGGTGGGTTTTTCAGCAAACAGGCAAAGCCTCTATATATTAATGCGCCCGAATTTGTGAAACTGGAAGATTTGGGTATTTGCATTTTGCGTCCCGAATTACAACGCATTCTCTACAATGCGTTACCGGAAGGAACTGTTAGAAATAAGGCAGCTTTTACTGATTTTTCCGAAACATCAGATGGGATTCGCGTTTCGTTTGCGGATGGAAGAGAAGCTTGGGGCGATGTTTTGATTGGCGCGGATGGACTTTATTCGCAAGTAAGAGCGCGTTTAAATGGAAATGAAAAAATAGCAGCGCCTGTTTACAGTGGAATGTGTTGCTGGCGGGGTTGGTTTTCCCAAAATAATTTGCCTTTAGATCAGCGTTACAGTTGGGGAGAGTTTTGGGGACGCGGTAATCGTTTTGGCTACTTTGATGTAGGTAGTGGTCGGTTTGCTTTTTATGGATTTAGTAACACTCCAGCAGGTGGTAACGATCGAACGATGGGTGGTGCTAAGAAGGCGATGCAAGCAATTTTTTCATCTTATGCTCAGCCAATACCAGCTATTATTGAAACATTGTCGGAAGAGGGGATTTATCGGGATGATATTTTCGATCGCGAACCGTTGGGTATGCAATGGGGGCGGGGTCGGGTAACTTTAATTGGAGATGCTGCTCATCCAGTGCAACCAAATTTAGGTCAAGGCGGTTGTATGGCGATCGAAGATGCTTTTGAGTTAGTTAAACTGTTAAGGATTAGAGCAGAAAAAGGAGGAGATATTCCGGCGCTCTTGCGGCAATTTGAGGCAAGTAGAAGTAAGAGAGTCGCTCAGGTTTTTACTGTTTCCAGACAGGTAGGAGGCTTAGGGCAAACAGATTCAGCGTTTGGTTGTTTTCTGCGAGATTCGATCTATTGGCTGACCCCTACTTGGTTGGGCGATCTACAGTTTAAATGGCTGTTTGATTATCAGCCGCAATGGGGTTTAGAGGATGGGGAGAAAAGTTGA
- a CDS encoding sigma-70 family RNA polymerase sigma factor has protein sequence MYLVPGVNVQDSQLSDSYLAEQSILGDQQRFRQLYHRYHQKVRSTLYQLCGPSILDDLVQEVFLRAWKGLPQLRQTSQFSTWLYRICWNVACDQRRKYAQQRTFDSKLNTKSSDQVPAPDLMQLHYQDLVQRGLAQLSLEHRAVIVLHDLEEVPQKEVAEILGIPVGTVKSRLFNARAAMRQFLQQQGVQL, from the coding sequence GTGTATCTTGTCCCAGGGGTAAATGTGCAAGACAGCCAGCTGTCAGATTCCTACCTAGCCGAACAAAGCATACTGGGCGACCAGCAGCGTTTTCGGCAACTATATCATCGCTATCATCAAAAAGTCAGGTCAACGCTGTATCAACTTTGTGGCCCTTCAATCCTCGACGACTTGGTGCAAGAAGTATTTTTACGGGCGTGGAAAGGATTGCCCCAACTGCGACAGACATCTCAATTTTCCACTTGGCTATATCGTATCTGTTGGAACGTAGCCTGTGACCAACGACGAAAATATGCCCAGCAGCGCACATTCGATTCCAAACTAAACACAAAAAGCTCAGACCAAGTACCCGCGCCCGACCTGATGCAGCTGCATTATCAAGATTTAGTACAGCGCGGATTAGCTCAACTCAGTTTAGAGCATCGCGCCGTCATCGTCCTGCACGATCTCGAAGAAGTCCCTCAAAAAGAAGTTGCTGAAATATTGGGTATTCCGGTGGGAACTGTCAAATCTCGCCTATTTAATGCCCGTGCTGCCATGCGGCAATTTCTCCAGCAACAAGGAGTTCAGCTATGA
- a CDS encoding YqiA/YcfP family alpha/beta fold hydrolase gives MPKSSYIYLHGFASGPQSAKAIDLLDRFSALQIPLKTPDLNQGDFSHLTMSRQLHQVAAEFPPPPTPVTLIGSSFGGLASAWLGQQQLQCEKLVLLAPAFQFLSHWLPKLGEETLQRWQTEGYLSVYHYREKRSLPLSYQFVRDANQYREEQLQRPIPTLILHGIYDETIPIQASRYFAASRPWVKLIELDSDHSLANVLPEIWQQIQAFCHL, from the coding sequence ATGCCCAAATCCTCCTACATTTACCTACATGGCTTTGCTTCGGGTCCCCAATCTGCCAAAGCCATTGATTTACTCGATCGCTTCTCCGCCTTGCAAATACCCCTGAAAACACCCGATCTCAATCAAGGCGACTTTTCCCACCTCACTATGTCCCGACAACTCCATCAAGTCGCCGCCGAATTTCCACCCCCACCCACACCAGTAACTCTCATCGGTTCCAGTTTTGGCGGTTTGGCCTCTGCTTGGTTGGGACAGCAGCAGCTACAATGTGAAAAACTGGTACTCTTAGCCCCAGCTTTTCAATTTCTCTCTCATTGGTTGCCCAAATTAGGTGAAGAAACTTTACAGCGCTGGCAGACAGAAGGATACTTGTCGGTGTATCATTACCGAGAAAAGCGATCGCTCCCCCTCAGCTACCAATTTGTCCGAGACGCCAATCAGTATCGCGAGGAACAATTGCAGCGCCCCATTCCCACCCTGATACTGCACGGCATTTACGACGAAACCATCCCTATTCAAGCATCGCGATACTTTGCCGCTTCTCGTCCTTGGGTCAAACTGATCGAACTCGACAGCGACCACTCCCTCGCCAACGTCCTCCCCGAAATTTGGCAACAAATACAAGCATTTTGCCACCTCTAA